The proteins below come from a single Vibrio diazotrophicus genomic window:
- the rutC gene encoding pyrimidine utilization protein C, translated as MPKQTVLPAGTGKPLAPYVPGSMADGVLYVSGTLPFDSENNVVFPGDAAAQARHVLSTIRSVVEEAGGTMDDVTFNMIMIKNWADYAAINAVYADFFPGEKPARYCIQCGLVKEEALIEIASIAHVGKA; from the coding sequence ATGCCTAAACAAACCGTACTTCCTGCAGGAACAGGAAAACCGCTCGCCCCTTATGTGCCAGGTTCTATGGCAGATGGAGTGTTGTATGTTTCCGGAACACTGCCATTTGACAGTGAAAATAACGTGGTTTTTCCGGGAGATGCAGCAGCGCAAGCTCGTCACGTGCTCAGCACCATTCGCAGTGTTGTTGAAGAAGCTGGCGGCACAATGGATGACGTTACCTTCAACATGATCATGATTAAAAACTGGGCGGACTACGCTGCGATTAACGCTGTGTATGCGGATTTCTTTCCGGGTGAAAAACCGGCTCGCTACTGCATTCAATGTGGCTTAGTGAAAGAAGAAGCGTTGATTGAAATTGCGTCTATTGCACACGTTGGTAAAGCCTGA
- the rutR gene encoding HTH-type transcriptional regulator RutR, which translates to MAKAGISLKGTKVSTLKKSRSTVEPGVRRRKKFDDKRQFILETALAVFSQYGFHGTTIEQIANGADISKTNLFYYFKSKEELYLTILENILNDWLAPIAGFDEVDDPKTAIENYIRLKLELSRDQPQASRLFCLEIIQGAPILKSYLNGDLKNIIEEKSKVIERWISQGKIKPVDPTQLIFTIWSTTQHYADFSVQVKAITGKDLTNKKFFEDTCQSIQNIIFNGIA; encoded by the coding sequence ATGGCTAAAGCAGGTATATCGCTAAAGGGGACGAAGGTAAGCACGTTAAAGAAAAGTCGCTCAACGGTAGAACCCGGAGTTCGTAGACGAAAGAAGTTTGACGATAAAAGGCAGTTCATTCTTGAAACGGCGCTGGCTGTGTTTTCACAATATGGCTTTCACGGAACAACGATTGAACAGATCGCCAACGGTGCTGATATCTCTAAAACCAATCTGTTTTACTACTTCAAAAGTAAAGAAGAGCTTTACTTAACCATCTTGGAAAACATCCTTAATGACTGGCTTGCACCGATTGCTGGTTTTGACGAAGTGGATGATCCGAAAACCGCAATAGAAAACTATATCCGCCTTAAGTTGGAACTCTCTAGAGACCAGCCGCAAGCTTCGCGTCTGTTCTGCTTGGAGATCATTCAAGGCGCTCCGATTCTTAAAAGCTACTTAAATGGTGATTTGAAAAACATCATTGAAGAGAAATCTAAAGTTATCGAACGTTGGATAAGCCAAGGCAAAATTAAGCCTGTCGATCCAACACAATTGATTTTTACTATTTGGTCGACCACGCAACACTACGCGGACTTTAGCGTTCAGGTTAAGGCGATTACAGGTAAGGACCTGACCAATAAGAAATTTTTTGAAGATACTTGCCAGTCTATCCAAAACATTATCTTTAATGGTATTGCTTAA
- a CDS encoding heparinase II/III domain-containing protein: MLQFDEKEINEIRQRTTLAIINKLVKDNEVILTSDTLVPPDARATWNLYYYCPKHGVRLIWDRHNDKEHRCPVDGKVFRGEPYDGAWWRWLNDLNSKACYELGLLWQLTQEPKYLNKVKDILLKYAINYPHYEVHGDIPYNGPGKANAQTLCEANCHLNFARGYDFIRDDIQSFEREKIEESLLREGAEFLIAHRSPQLHNHEIRINAAVGVIGLLLGDERYINFALISDYGLHYQLNHGAIGEGMWFEGSIHYHYYALQSLLIYEKIAYKTPYSVGANPNLLKMIKLPLDLIMSNGRFPRLNDCIAGQEQVIQSEVFEFGYREYPFTILHQALQYIYSFEDRHNLEALLYGVDILKPVDSLKCQSSHKPYSGYTSEFNEERNHFMLVKHAPFGGEHDHYDRLNLVLCRNGKEIIPDLGTTGYGAELHYNYYKNSATHNTLTVDECNQSPNTPEVLYYDKNDSYTLLDVVADWNSPPPEVDSHVINQWNNEAYKGIVYRRTFIWFGDCVLDLTKVHNPNKRTLDMTYIVRGSHCHDESFIPTINPFSKVLARLENCFQKSFDEQALRYQIEGESEFNQQIFVNPKSQMYLCSGLDNPATSKVAYTVVRSQSEQFNSVVLHDLDGGAKVKSVSWVSDVLVEIELCRNGVNSRYQYNYSTSKLAFV; this comes from the coding sequence ATGCTGCAATTTGACGAGAAAGAAATAAATGAGATTCGCCAACGGACCACGTTGGCAATCATTAACAAGCTCGTTAAAGATAACGAAGTAATACTGACCAGTGACACTTTAGTGCCGCCGGATGCCCGTGCTACTTGGAACTTATATTATTATTGCCCAAAACATGGTGTCAGGCTCATTTGGGACAGACATAATGACAAAGAGCATCGTTGTCCCGTTGATGGCAAGGTATTTCGGGGTGAACCCTATGACGGTGCTTGGTGGCGTTGGTTGAATGATCTCAATTCAAAAGCCTGTTATGAGCTTGGCCTATTGTGGCAATTGACTCAAGAGCCTAAGTACCTCAATAAAGTTAAAGATATTTTATTAAAATATGCCATTAACTACCCCCATTATGAAGTGCATGGAGATATTCCATACAACGGTCCGGGTAAAGCGAATGCTCAAACATTGTGTGAAGCAAATTGTCACTTAAATTTCGCACGAGGCTATGATTTTATTCGGGATGATATTCAGTCATTTGAGCGTGAAAAAATTGAAGAAAGTCTGCTACGTGAAGGTGCAGAGTTCCTTATCGCTCATCGTTCTCCTCAACTCCATAACCATGAGATTCGGATCAACGCAGCAGTCGGTGTCATCGGTCTTTTACTCGGCGATGAACGTTATATCAACTTTGCCCTGATTTCAGACTACGGACTTCACTATCAACTGAATCATGGTGCTATTGGGGAAGGGATGTGGTTTGAAGGATCAATTCACTACCATTACTATGCGCTCCAATCGTTGCTGATTTACGAGAAAATTGCCTATAAAACGCCTTATTCGGTAGGCGCGAACCCAAATCTTCTTAAGATGATTAAGCTACCGTTGGATTTGATCATGAGTAATGGTCGATTCCCGCGATTGAATGATTGTATCGCAGGTCAAGAGCAAGTGATTCAATCCGAGGTGTTTGAGTTTGGATATAGAGAATATCCATTTACGATTTTGCACCAAGCATTACAGTACATTTATTCCTTCGAAGATCGCCATAATCTTGAAGCGCTTTTATACGGTGTTGATATTCTTAAGCCAGTGGATTCACTGAAATGTCAGTCCTCTCATAAACCGTATTCTGGATATACCAGCGAGTTCAATGAAGAACGTAATCACTTTATGTTGGTAAAACATGCTCCTTTTGGCGGTGAACACGATCATTACGATCGCTTGAATCTGGTGTTATGCAGAAATGGCAAAGAAATTATCCCGGACCTCGGCACTACCGGATATGGAGCTGAGCTGCATTACAATTACTACAAGAATAGTGCTACCCACAATACATTGACGGTTGATGAGTGTAACCAGTCTCCCAATACACCAGAAGTTCTGTATTACGATAAGAATGACAGCTATACCCTTTTAGATGTGGTTGCCGATTGGAATTCTCCTCCTCCGGAAGTAGATAGCCATGTAATTAACCAATGGAATAACGAAGCTTATAAAGGGATTGTGTACCGTAGGACATTTATATGGTTTGGCGATTGCGTACTAGATCTGACGAAAGTGCATAACCCCAACAAGAGAACGCTGGATATGACTTATATTGTGAGAGGAAGTCATTGCCATGATGAGTCGTTTATTCCCACTATTAATCCTTTTTCGAAAGTATTGGCTCGCTTAGAAAATTGTTTTCAGAAAAGCTTTGATGAACAAGCGTTACGCTACCAAATTGAGGGCGAAAGCGAGTTTAACCAACAAATATTCGTAAACCCAAAGTCGCAAATGTATCTATGTAGTGGCCTCGATAATCCAGCAACAAGCAAAGTCGCTTACACTGTGGTCCGTAGTCAATCAGAGCAATTTAACTCGGTTGTTCTTCATGATCTGGATGGGGGAGCTAAGGTTAAAAGTGTTAGCTGGGTCAGTGACGTTCTGGTTGAAATCGAGCTTTGCCGAAATGGTGTGAATAGCCGATACCAATATAACTACAGCACATCGAAACTCGCGTTTGTATAA
- a CDS encoding DUF3427 domain-containing protein, giving the protein MAREDEDFFYDKFVVGEKYDRMSVMKIGEVTVPQQARDITGITRFNNSIVLFVTLDKSNKEKAHRYNDTFLLDGKQFFWESQNSNTPKSPAIQNIINGYPAILFVRIHDKIKGVTQPFIFAGKLKYLEHDKTNPVEVLFEVENYHNKPNALLGKIYAWSTDTKESLLSDLPKALMKVKNSAQGRMTDSKKKKAIELHAMKVAIEYYQQLGYDVKDTSSNCPYDLECFQNESFRRVEVKGTMSTGQFVNVTRNEVQDALSENCETDLFIVSGIEVSVMSAGEYITDGGKIRLITNWKPKAEDLEPTMYRYNAG; this is encoded by the coding sequence ATGGCACGAGAAGATGAAGATTTTTTTTATGACAAATTTGTTGTGGGAGAAAAGTATGATCGTATGAGCGTGATGAAGATAGGAGAAGTCACAGTTCCCCAACAAGCTCGCGACATTACAGGTATTACTCGCTTCAATAATTCTATCGTTCTATTCGTCACATTGGATAAATCAAACAAAGAGAAAGCGCACAGATACAACGATACATTTCTACTTGATGGCAAACAGTTTTTTTGGGAATCACAAAACTCAAACACACCGAAATCCCCCGCTATTCAAAATATTATCAACGGATATCCAGCTATTTTGTTTGTACGTATCCATGACAAAATAAAAGGCGTCACTCAGCCCTTTATCTTTGCGGGAAAACTAAAGTATCTGGAACACGACAAAACTAACCCTGTAGAAGTGCTATTTGAAGTAGAGAACTATCACAATAAACCAAATGCTTTACTGGGGAAAATTTACGCATGGAGTACAGATACCAAAGAGTCACTGCTTAGCGATTTGCCTAAAGCTTTAATGAAAGTCAAAAACTCTGCTCAAGGCAGAATGACTGATTCAAAAAAGAAGAAAGCTATCGAGCTGCATGCTATGAAAGTTGCGATTGAGTATTACCAACAATTGGGATATGACGTAAAGGATACATCATCTAACTGTCCCTACGATTTAGAGTGTTTTCAAAACGAGTCTTTTCGCCGAGTTGAAGTAAAAGGGACAATGTCTACAGGTCAGTTTGTTAACGTCACAAGAAATGAAGTACAAGACGCACTTTCTGAAAATTGTGAGACGGATTTATTCATTGTTAGTGGTATCGAAGTGTCGGTTATGAGTGCTGGAGAATATATAACTGACGGAGGAAAAATTAGGCTAATTACAAACTGGAAACCTAAAGCGGAAGATCTTGAGCCGACCATGTACAGATATAACGCTGGGTAA
- the rutB gene encoding pyrimidine utilization protein B, which translates to MIKQSISGYSLNTGESAQVILNTEPEKLAIKPSETALIVVDMQNAYASKEGYLDLAGFDVSGTGSVIENINKAIDVSRKAGIQIVFLQNGWDSNYVEAGGEGSPNWHKSNALKTMRKQPELSGRFLSKGGWDYELVDEIKPQQQDWIIPKTRYSGFFNTNLDTMLRSRGIRNLVFTGIATNVCVESTLRDGFHLEYFGVALSDATHQAGPRSAQDAALLNIQTFFGWVTTVEDYSNALVNVG; encoded by the coding sequence ATGATCAAGCAGTCTATTTCTGGCTACTCTCTGAACACGGGTGAATCTGCGCAGGTAATACTCAACACCGAGCCTGAAAAACTTGCTATCAAACCGAGTGAAACTGCTCTGATTGTGGTGGATATGCAGAACGCATATGCAAGCAAAGAAGGCTATTTGGATTTAGCTGGCTTTGATGTTTCTGGTACGGGTTCTGTTATTGAAAACATTAATAAAGCCATTGATGTCTCGCGCAAAGCGGGAATCCAAATAGTATTTCTACAAAACGGTTGGGACAGCAATTACGTCGAAGCGGGTGGTGAAGGCTCGCCAAACTGGCATAAGTCGAATGCTTTGAAAACCATGCGTAAGCAGCCAGAGCTTTCTGGCCGCTTCCTGTCAAAAGGTGGCTGGGATTACGAACTCGTCGACGAAATCAAACCGCAGCAACAAGACTGGATTATTCCCAAAACTCGCTACAGCGGTTTCTTCAATACCAATTTGGACACCATGTTGCGCTCACGCGGCATTCGTAATCTCGTCTTTACCGGCATTGCTACCAACGTTTGCGTTGAATCGACATTACGTGATGGTTTTCATCTTGAATATTTTGGTGTCGCGCTTTCAGATGCCACACATCAGGCTGGCCCGAGGTCGGCGCAGGATGCCGCGTTACTCAATATCCAAACCTTTTTTGGCTGGGTGACGACAGTGGAAGATTATTCAAACGCTTTGGTAAATGTTGGCTAA
- a CDS encoding 5-methyltetrahydropteroyltriglutamate--homocysteine S-methyltransferase, which translates to MSGHINPLITPFYADQVGSLLRSEKLKAARLQKQNNEITTEQLIQIQRQETRLHVEQQKLAGLTAITDGEYSRAWWHFDFLEGLNGVESYTPEVPLNFKGTKPKTHSIRITDKISFNPNHPFLGDFEFLSSLLDPAQHVAKQTIPSPNMLFLRGKNVAECYQDNEGKFISDLVQTYQDAIKAFYDKGCRYLQLDDTSWASFFSEEGVNGLKELGYSTEKLLAIFEYLLNESIKNKPEDMLITMHICRGNFRSTYFGSGGYETAAETIFGRLKVDGLFLEYDDERSGGFDPLKYVTRSDLFIVLGLITSKSPELEPKEYIKSRIQEATKYIPLEQLRLSPQCGFASTEEGNILTEQEQWNKFKHVVEIAKEVWG; encoded by the coding sequence ATGTCAGGTCATATCAACCCTTTAATCACTCCGTTTTACGCTGATCAAGTTGGCAGTTTATTACGCAGTGAAAAACTCAAAGCCGCTCGCTTACAAAAGCAGAACAACGAGATTACAACAGAGCAGCTTATTCAAATCCAACGACAGGAAACGCGTCTGCATGTAGAGCAGCAGAAACTGGCTGGCCTTACCGCGATTACAGACGGTGAGTACTCACGAGCTTGGTGGCACTTTGATTTTCTTGAAGGTTTGAACGGCGTTGAAAGCTACACTCCTGAAGTTCCACTTAACTTTAAAGGCACAAAACCGAAAACTCACAGCATCAGAATCACAGATAAAATCAGCTTCAACCCTAACCACCCTTTTCTTGGCGATTTCGAATTTCTCAGCTCTTTGCTCGACCCAGCGCAGCATGTTGCCAAACAGACCATTCCAAGCCCAAACATGCTCTTCCTTCGCGGAAAAAATGTGGCTGAATGCTATCAGGATAATGAAGGAAAATTCATCAGCGACTTAGTTCAGACTTATCAAGACGCTATCAAAGCCTTTTACGATAAGGGATGCCGCTATTTACAACTTGATGACACCTCATGGGCGTCCTTCTTTTCAGAAGAAGGGGTTAATGGCCTCAAAGAGCTTGGTTACAGCACTGAAAAGCTACTCGCTATTTTTGAATACTTGCTGAATGAATCCATTAAAAACAAACCAGAAGATATGCTTATCACCATGCATATTTGTCGCGGAAACTTTCGATCAACCTACTTTGGTTCAGGTGGTTATGAAACAGCAGCAGAAACCATTTTTGGGCGACTTAAGGTTGATGGATTATTCCTAGAGTATGACGACGAGCGTTCTGGTGGTTTCGACCCTCTCAAATACGTTACCAGAAGTGACCTGTTCATTGTTCTAGGTTTAATTACCTCTAAATCCCCAGAGCTTGAACCGAAAGAATACATAAAATCACGTATTCAAGAAGCCACAAAATACATCCCCCTTGAGCAATTACGTTTGAGCCCACAATGCGGCTTCGCATCGACGGAAGAAGGCAATATCCTCACAGAACAAGAGCAATGGAACAAATTCAAACACGTTGTTGAAATTGCAAAGGAAGTTTGGGGCTAA
- a CDS encoding flavin reductase yields the protein MSNLAINIPFALANENELSFTPFADTDDKGVKLYRDGMSGLGASVNVITTMVDGKPAGFTATAVTSVTDAPPTLLVCLNRSSSVFSVFDKAEYLCVNTLAAGQETVSGVFASKLNQAERFDSVEWQLFVTGSPALNAASTVFDCRISSRTSVGTHDVFFCEVLGVGQTEQSSNLVYFNRKYHSLV from the coding sequence ATGTCTAATTTGGCTATCAATATTCCATTTGCGTTAGCAAACGAAAATGAACTCAGCTTTACCCCGTTTGCTGACACTGACGACAAAGGTGTAAAGCTTTACCGCGATGGCATGTCTGGGCTTGGTGCTTCAGTGAATGTTATTACCACTATGGTTGACGGCAAACCTGCGGGGTTTACTGCAACCGCAGTCACCAGTGTGACTGATGCTCCGCCAACGTTATTGGTGTGTTTAAACCGCTCGTCATCAGTGTTCTCCGTGTTTGATAAAGCGGAGTATCTGTGTGTAAACACACTGGCAGCAGGTCAAGAAACGGTATCGGGTGTGTTCGCCAGCAAACTCAATCAAGCAGAACGTTTTGATTCGGTGGAATGGCAGCTGTTTGTCACAGGTTCGCCAGCGTTAAATGCGGCATCAACCGTGTTTGACTGCCGCATTTCATCACGCACATCGGTAGGTACTCATGATGTCTTTTTCTGTGAAGTGCTCGGAGTTGGTCAAACGGAACAATCGTCGAATCTTGTCTATTTCAATCGCAAGTATCACAGCCTTGTTTAA
- the rutA gene encoding pyrimidine utilization protein A: MQIGVFIPIGNNGWLISENAPQYMPTFDLNKEIVLRAEHYGLDFALSMIKLRGFGGKTEFWEHNLESFSLMAGLAAVTSKIQLFATSATLTLPPAIVARMASTIDSISHGRFGVNLVTGWQKPEYTQMGLWPGDEFFSSRYDYLSEYAQVLRDLWDTGSSDFKGDYFTMEDCRVSPKPQEKMKIICAGSSDAGMAFSAKYADHNFIFGKGVNTPKAFAPQASRLLEATEKTGREVSSFVLFMIIADETDEAARAKWEHYKAGKDDAALEWLGVQAAQDTKSGSDTNVRQMSDPTSAVNINMGTLVGSYETVARLLDEVDEVEGTGGVLLTFDEFVEGVTAFGERIQPLMKTRQHISVQGEYAA; this comes from the coding sequence ATGCAGATTGGTGTTTTCATTCCTATTGGAAATAACGGCTGGTTGATCTCGGAAAATGCACCTCAATACATGCCGACTTTTGATCTGAACAAAGAGATTGTGTTGAGAGCAGAACATTACGGATTAGATTTTGCTCTATCGATGATCAAACTACGCGGTTTTGGTGGAAAAACAGAGTTCTGGGAGCACAACCTAGAGTCATTCAGTTTAATGGCGGGCCTTGCTGCGGTAACGTCTAAAATTCAATTGTTCGCGACTTCAGCAACTTTAACCTTGCCGCCAGCGATTGTTGCTCGTATGGCTTCCACCATTGACTCCATTTCTCATGGTCGTTTTGGCGTTAACTTGGTGACAGGTTGGCAAAAGCCGGAATACACGCAAATGGGCTTGTGGCCGGGCGATGAGTTTTTCTCTTCTCGATATGATTACCTTTCTGAATATGCACAAGTTCTTCGCGATTTATGGGATACCGGATCTTCGGATTTCAAAGGTGACTATTTCACTATGGAAGACTGCCGGGTAAGCCCTAAACCGCAGGAAAAAATGAAGATCATCTGTGCTGGTTCCAGTGATGCGGGTATGGCATTCTCGGCCAAATATGCCGATCACAACTTCATTTTTGGTAAGGGTGTCAACACGCCTAAAGCGTTCGCTCCGCAAGCGAGTCGTCTGCTTGAAGCAACCGAAAAAACAGGGCGTGAAGTGAGTTCTTTTGTTCTGTTTATGATCATTGCTGACGAAACAGATGAAGCCGCGCGTGCGAAATGGGAACACTACAAAGCTGGGAAAGATGACGCAGCGTTGGAGTGGCTAGGCGTTCAAGCTGCGCAGGATACTAAGTCAGGTAGCGATACTAACGTGCGCCAAATGTCGGATCCGACTTCAGCGGTCAATATCAACATGGGGACTTTAGTTGGCTCTTACGAAACCGTTGCCCGTTTGCTGGACGAAGTGGATGAAGTGGAAGGCACAGGTGGCGTATTGCTGACTTTCGATGAGTTTGTTGAAGGGGTAACTGCGTTTGGCGAACGAATTCAGCCACTGATGAAAACGCGCCAACACATCTCAGTTCAAGGAGAGTACGCAGCATGA
- the rutD gene encoding pyrimidine utilization protein D: MYYEIHDDGQGNKETVILSSGLGGSHSYWHHQLPQLKSRFRVLVYDHLGTGQSQGDIPQGYSIADMAKEVVTLLDQTDGERVHFIGHALGGLVGLQLAAEFPNRVSSLLLINAWDKTDEHTKLCFEIRKSLLRNSGVEMFFKAQPLFLYPAEWMKNNAALLKEEADKVLSSPFNQDNLLRRIAAVERFDISENIDSIRCVTGVIASCDDLLVPYSSSETLHKKLRHSSFYLLEKGGHACNVSDPVTFNKTMLDFYNEI, encoded by the coding sequence ATGTATTACGAAATTCATGACGATGGTCAGGGAAACAAAGAGACGGTGATTCTCTCCTCTGGTTTGGGTGGTTCGCACAGCTATTGGCATCATCAGTTGCCACAGTTGAAAAGTCGCTTTCGAGTGCTTGTGTATGACCACTTGGGGACAGGGCAAAGCCAAGGCGATATTCCGCAAGGTTACAGTATCGCGGACATGGCTAAGGAAGTCGTCACCTTGCTGGATCAAACAGATGGCGAACGCGTTCATTTTATTGGTCATGCGCTCGGTGGTTTGGTGGGGTTACAACTCGCGGCTGAGTTTCCAAACAGAGTTTCAAGTTTGTTGCTCATTAACGCTTGGGATAAAACCGATGAACACACCAAGCTGTGCTTTGAAATCAGAAAATCACTGCTGCGAAATTCTGGTGTAGAGATGTTTTTCAAGGCGCAACCACTGTTTTTGTATCCTGCGGAATGGATGAAGAATAATGCTGCTTTGTTGAAGGAAGAAGCGGATAAGGTTCTTTCTTCGCCTTTCAATCAAGACAACTTACTGAGAAGAATCGCGGCGGTGGAAAGGTTCGATATCTCTGAAAATATTGATTCGATTCGTTGTGTTACAGGCGTTATCGCCAGCTGTGATGATTTACTGGTGCCATATTCCAGCTCAGAAACGTTACACAAAAAACTCAGACACTCTTCGTTTTATTTATTAGAGAAAGGGGGACACGCCTGCAATGTTTCCGACCCAGTGACGTTTAATAAAACGATGCTTGATTTTTATAACGAGATTTAA
- a CDS encoding malonic semialdehyde reductase: MNETMDSSALKQLFTEARTHNGWLDKKVSQAQIEQLYQLTSLGPTSANCSPARFVFITSDKGKQRLAPTLSSGNLEKTMTAPVTVLVAYDRNFYDALPTLFPHGDAKSWFTSSEALASETAMRNSSMQAAYMIMAARAMGLDTGPLSGFDAAAVNEAFFSGTSWSVNLIINIGYGDASKLYGRLPRLALEEACLYV, encoded by the coding sequence ATGAACGAGACGATGGATTCGTCAGCGTTAAAGCAACTGTTTACAGAAGCGAGAACGCACAACGGTTGGTTGGATAAGAAAGTCAGCCAAGCGCAGATTGAACAGTTGTATCAACTGACCAGTTTAGGGCCGACGTCGGCAAACTGCTCTCCTGCGCGCTTTGTTTTTATTACCTCTGACAAAGGGAAGCAGCGTTTAGCTCCGACACTGTCGAGCGGTAATTTAGAAAAGACCATGACCGCACCCGTGACGGTATTAGTGGCTTATGACCGCAATTTTTACGACGCCTTACCAACACTTTTCCCTCATGGTGATGCGAAAAGCTGGTTTACCTCAAGCGAGGCGCTTGCGTCTGAAACTGCGATGAGAAACAGCTCTATGCAGGCGGCTTATATGATTATGGCGGCGAGGGCGATGGGACTCGATACGGGGCCACTTTCGGGATTTGATGCAGCAGCGGTCAATGAAGCGTTTTTTTCAGGTACAAGCTGGAGCGTCAACTTAATCATCAATATTGGCTATGGAGACGCTTCTAAGTTGTATGGTCGTCTGCCTCGCTTAGCGTTAGAAGAGGCGTGTTTGTATGTCTAA
- a CDS encoding (deoxy)nucleoside triphosphate pyrophosphohydrolase encodes MKTRSYGSNSPVKVACGVVINEDGYVFVCRRKREKSLGGYWEFPGGKVEEGESLQECLKRELLEELDMEVDVKDHLKTVLHDYGTFQIELVAFSCDFRRSSFVMTDHDKFEWVNVSALLVKNLAPADVPIAECLASIFDK; translated from the coding sequence ATGAAAACAAGGTCATATGGAAGTAACTCTCCGGTAAAAGTGGCCTGTGGAGTTGTAATTAATGAAGATGGATATGTATTCGTATGCCGACGTAAGCGAGAAAAATCACTAGGGGGATATTGGGAATTTCCTGGTGGAAAAGTAGAAGAAGGTGAGTCGTTACAGGAATGTTTGAAGCGAGAATTGCTCGAAGAGTTAGACATGGAAGTTGACGTAAAGGATCATTTAAAAACTGTATTGCACGACTACGGCACGTTTCAAATAGAGTTAGTTGCTTTCTCTTGCGATTTTCGACGAAGTAGCTTCGTAATGACCGACCACGATAAGTTTGAATGGGTGAATGTTTCCGCCCTTTTGGTGAAAAATTTGGCGCCTGCTGATGTACCTATTGCAGAATGTTTAGCGTCAATTTTTGATAAGTAG
- the kdgR gene encoding DNA-binding transcriptional regulator KdgR yields the protein MDNLIQQDSVSSVLKVFTILQALGERNESGLSELSKRLKMSKASTYRFLQTMKSIGFVEQKGEADKYVLTLKLFELGSKAREYTNLIDVVKDDMQELAEATKEAVHLGVLYEHSALYLHKVDSSHHLEMHSRAGKRIPLYCSAMGKALLSNMSINEVISQLAPVEYIRHTQNTHENIELLLKDLRQVKKQRYAEDNEELEPGLICVAVPVCNSMGAVIAALSISLPVFRFNEENKSKYINWLQATASNISNRL from the coding sequence ATGGATAATTTAATTCAGCAAGATTCGGTTTCTTCTGTTCTGAAAGTTTTTACTATTCTACAAGCATTAGGAGAGCGAAATGAGAGTGGATTATCAGAACTATCTAAACGTCTTAAAATGTCAAAAGCGTCAACTTACCGATTTTTGCAGACTATGAAATCTATAGGCTTCGTTGAACAAAAAGGAGAAGCTGATAAATATGTATTAACCCTAAAGTTATTTGAGTTAGGCTCAAAAGCGCGAGAATATACGAATTTGATCGACGTTGTAAAAGATGATATGCAAGAGCTAGCTGAAGCAACGAAGGAGGCAGTACATCTAGGAGTACTCTATGAGCATTCTGCTCTATATCTACACAAAGTGGATTCATCTCACCATCTGGAAATGCATTCTAGAGCAGGTAAGCGTATTCCACTATATTGTTCGGCAATGGGAAAGGCTCTGCTGAGCAATATGTCTATAAATGAGGTTATCTCTCAGTTAGCGCCGGTAGAGTATATTAGGCATACTCAAAATACTCATGAAAATATTGAACTGTTATTGAAAGATCTCAGGCAGGTAAAAAAACAGCGATATGCTGAAGATAATGAAGAATTAGAGCCAGGGCTTATCTGTGTTGCCGTTCCCGTTTGTAATTCAATGGGCGCTGTTATTGCAGCACTTTCTATATCGCTTCCTGTTTTTCGGTTTAATGAAGAAAATAAATCAAAGTATATAAATTGGCTGCAAGCTACAGCCTCAAATATTTCAAATCGCCTATGA